In Kordia antarctica, the following proteins share a genomic window:
- a CDS encoding hotdog family protein has product MNLDRTNNKEIIQALPHKVPFIMVDELLYMDANKTIAKLFITEDNVFSKNGFFQEPGIMEHVAQSTALRPTLEAAEVQQDAPLGYFAAIKNFKLYELPPVNSVIETTSENVVVVKTAIKVNTRSTCNGKLICESEMLFYLNS; this is encoded by the coding sequence ATGAATTTAGATAGAACAAATAACAAAGAGATTATTCAGGCTTTACCTCATAAAGTTCCTTTTATTATGGTAGATGAACTTTTGTATATGGATGCTAACAAAACCATTGCAAAACTTTTTATTACGGAAGACAATGTTTTTTCAAAAAACGGTTTCTTTCAAGAACCTGGTATTATGGAACATGTGGCGCAATCTACTGCATTGCGACCAACTTTGGAAGCTGCAGAAGTACAGCAAGATGCGCCTTTAGGGTATTTTGCAGCCATTAAAAACTTTAAACTCTATGAATTACCGCCTGTGAATTCAGTTATAGAGACTACCTCAGAAAATGTTGTAGTCGTAAAAACTGCCATTAAAGTAAATACACGTTCTACTTGCAACGGGAAACTTATATGTGAGTCTGAAATGCTATTCTACCTAAATTCTTAA
- a CDS encoding DUF6705 family protein produces the protein MKTIIYILFGMFLTCGFAQQDETVSIHKLGNHDDQDYSKSYYYKDINNDLDKFVGTWKYDDGNKKLTLVFYKDVHATSGKDYSDEIYARFKYEENGTVIYNTLSDFSASSKLRITGSGFYPNSTTKMNLHYAEPTNIPYDRVGLKGLKYSPSLDIEYLPCVSLGCSPQLKWDLFFVRASASDPIPFKIPFDLTLTKQ, from the coding sequence ATGAAAACAATAATATATATCCTTTTTGGAATGTTTCTTACTTGCGGATTTGCGCAACAGGATGAAACCGTATCAATTCACAAACTAGGAAATCACGACGATCAAGATTATAGTAAGAGCTATTATTACAAAGACATCAATAATGATTTAGATAAGTTTGTAGGAACGTGGAAATATGATGATGGAAACAAAAAATTAACCTTAGTGTTCTATAAAGATGTGCATGCGACATCAGGAAAAGATTATAGCGATGAAATTTACGCAAGATTCAAGTATGAAGAAAACGGAACAGTAATTTACAACACGCTTTCTGATTTCAGTGCTTCTTCAAAATTAAGAATAACGGGTTCTGGTTTCTATCCTAACAGCACAACAAAAATGAACTTGCATTATGCTGAACCAACCAATATTCCTTATGATAGGGTTGGCTTAAAAGGGCTAAAATATTCACCGAGTTTGGATATTGAATATTTACCGTGTGTAAGCCTTGGATGTAGCCCACAGCTTAAATGGGATCTATTTTTCGTGCGTGCAAGCGCTTCTGATCCAATACCTTTTAAAATTCCGTTTGATCTCACCTTAACAAAACAATAA
- a CDS encoding phenylacetate--CoA ligase family protein, producing MNLETIQVAQQQKLHQLVQHVYANSTYWKTIMDTRNIHPTTFVVEDLEKFPVITKENLQKHLSDMICVSKSEIIDYVCTSGTTASPINIPLTNTDLDRLAENEYQSMLLTGATKDDIFQICTTIDKQFMAGLAYFLGIRKLGAGIIRQGIGAVKTHWNTIESLQPTYLIAVPSFVVKLINYAIENGIDYQNSSVKKIICIGENIRKEDFSLNAVGQKIADSWNVRLFSTYASSEMATAFTECEHGNGGHHNEDLLSIELLDQQNNPVKPGEIGELTITTLGMEAFPLIRYKTGDLCTLHYEPCACGIHTARISPILGRTAQRIKYKGTTFYPSAIFEVLHQFDAIKDHAIVLETNNYDSDDVHIHIALQDTTLITSIKEAVKTTIRVLPTITIHDSLVMLRKKHNVAHKRKLSKVIDLRAKT from the coding sequence ATGAATTTAGAGACAATACAAGTAGCACAACAGCAAAAACTACATCAGTTAGTGCAACATGTATATGCAAATTCTACCTATTGGAAAACGATCATGGATACGCGTAACATACATCCTACTACATTTGTTGTAGAAGATTTAGAAAAATTTCCCGTAATCACAAAAGAGAATTTGCAAAAACATTTATCAGATATGATATGTGTATCAAAATCTGAAATTATTGATTATGTATGTACTTCTGGAACTACTGCAAGCCCGATTAATATTCCACTTACGAATACTGATTTAGATCGTTTAGCTGAAAACGAATATCAATCTATGTTACTTACTGGAGCTACTAAAGACGATATATTTCAAATATGCACAACTATAGACAAGCAGTTTATGGCAGGTTTGGCATATTTTTTAGGCATTAGAAAACTTGGTGCTGGCATCATTAGACAAGGTATTGGCGCTGTAAAAACACATTGGAATACCATTGAATCGCTACAACCAACTTATTTAATTGCCGTGCCTTCATTTGTTGTGAAACTTATCAATTATGCCATAGAAAACGGCATAGATTATCAAAATTCTTCTGTAAAGAAAATTATCTGTATTGGAGAAAACATTAGAAAAGAAGATTTTTCACTGAATGCTGTTGGGCAAAAAATTGCAGATTCTTGGAATGTACGTTTGTTCTCAACGTATGCATCTTCAGAAATGGCAACAGCTTTTACTGAATGTGAACATGGAAATGGCGGTCATCACAATGAAGATTTATTAAGTATAGAATTATTAGATCAACAAAATAATCCTGTAAAGCCTGGAGAAATTGGCGAATTGACCATTACGACTTTAGGAATGGAAGCTTTTCCGTTGATTCGCTACAAAACAGGCGATTTATGCACGTTGCATTACGAACCTTGCGCATGTGGCATACATACCGCACGAATAAGTCCGATACTTGGCAGAACCGCGCAACGTATAAAATATAAAGGCACAACATTTTATCCATCTGCAATATTTGAAGTGCTTCATCAATTTGATGCAATTAAAGATCATGCAATTGTACTAGAAACAAATAATTATGATTCTGATGATGTACATATTCATATAGCTTTGCAAGACACAACATTAATAACTTCTATAAAAGAAGCTGTTAAAACTACTATTAGAGTATTGCCAACAATTACAATTCATGATTCGTTAGTAATGCTTCGCAAAAAACACAATGTTGCCCACAAAAGAAAACTATCAAAAGTTATTGATCTAAGAGCTAAAACTTAA
- a CDS encoding IPT/TIG domain-containing protein, translating into MKNKLVISLLISVLCYFSVTGQNNSNSTLKDGLQRINVSTIQGTITVNLPAEIHSGDQISGTVSAIPSETGTNKKDKKRAKKNKEALEKYTVSFHQNSRRVSSRSLDILLSPKTSSDTQELTIYDEKGKVIAKIPVQINDAKRTNKVSNMQFPTYVRAGNTCYIKGNFDGNMKNSKVMLGENVLPIIAESPDRLICEIPNTVSGLQKITVTENGITNSATCNVVGMNLSVGKLNLLKGESTNLVIEVYGLENIETPVEILVENKTQENINLSGGNTQNITIFPNQASAEGTYNKTIQVQSKRAGNYTIDVTLIESFRNLEEYTLDTPETTENQNSEVLTNNIRIPDNLITYTPQTFSGYNFSPYTISAAILPNVFFSFNVMIDDDEKRKLRNKGRKLPANAPLGPTDPDDKKNPHSRPVPTGIKGPNHEEVPGVWDTGKDLLEEANKEVKRAKAHKGKMTATMPAGPEQIGKMNPHKVIRNNQRGCTEEIYIFYEHYRYIDDRTLVLEEQLSPSHEFFIAKGETKVDITKNESGWSVKPSVSADVKGLSIGIEGSYWKTTSHTTEEGSLNLKGRHLWLFHIGRLYLYRKAFVRIKYEYHYEVCTDGSTRNWVVPTYTDNWHFWYEWEEEIFVTSRDDEGSFHKVDGFPETIHNRNIGGGESNSYPIDGLESKYFDNYGQKGWDFFPAISKK; encoded by the coding sequence ATGAAAAACAAACTAGTTATTAGTCTGCTGATTAGTGTACTTTGCTATTTTTCCGTCACAGGTCAAAATAATAGTAACAGCACTCTTAAAGATGGGCTTCAGAGAATTAATGTGTCTACAATTCAAGGCACAATTACCGTAAATTTACCCGCAGAAATACATTCGGGCGATCAAATATCAGGAACTGTTTCGGCAATTCCTTCTGAAACAGGCACCAATAAAAAAGATAAAAAACGAGCTAAGAAAAATAAAGAAGCTTTAGAAAAATATACGGTTTCTTTTCATCAGAATTCAAGGCGTGTTTCTAGTCGTTCTTTAGATATTTTACTTTCTCCTAAAACTTCAAGTGATACGCAAGAACTTACTATTTATGATGAAAAAGGAAAAGTAATTGCTAAAATACCTGTACAGATAAATGATGCGAAGCGAACTAATAAAGTGTCTAATATGCAATTTCCAACATATGTAAGAGCTGGAAACACGTGTTATATAAAGGGGAATTTTGACGGCAATATGAAGAACTCAAAGGTAATGCTTGGCGAAAACGTTCTTCCAATTATTGCAGAATCGCCTGATAGACTTATTTGTGAGATTCCAAATACTGTTTCTGGTTTGCAAAAAATTACCGTTACAGAAAACGGCATCACAAATTCAGCAACTTGCAATGTAGTAGGAATGAATTTAAGCGTAGGAAAACTAAATTTATTAAAAGGAGAATCTACAAATCTAGTTATTGAAGTATATGGACTTGAAAATATTGAAACTCCCGTAGAAATTTTAGTTGAAAATAAAACACAAGAAAACATTAACCTTAGCGGTGGAAATACTCAAAACATAACCATTTTTCCTAATCAAGCTTCCGCAGAAGGTACTTATAACAAAACGATTCAAGTGCAATCAAAAAGAGCAGGAAATTATACGATTGATGTCACTTTAATTGAATCATTTAGAAATTTAGAAGAATACACTTTGGATACACCAGAAACTACTGAAAACCAAAACTCCGAAGTTTTAACAAATAACATTCGTATTCCTGATAATCTAATCACGTATACACCTCAAACGTTTAGCGGATATAATTTTTCTCCATACACAATATCGGCAGCTATATTACCAAATGTATTTTTTAGCTTTAATGTGATGATTGATGATGATGAGAAACGAAAGTTGAGAAATAAAGGAAGAAAGTTACCCGCAAATGCGCCTTTAGGTCCTACAGATCCTGACGATAAGAAAAACCCACATTCCAGACCTGTGCCAACAGGAATTAAAGGTCCAAATCATGAAGAAGTTCCAGGCGTTTGGGATACTGGAAAAGACTTGCTAGAAGAAGCCAATAAAGAAGTCAAAAGAGCCAAAGCGCACAAAGGAAAAATGACTGCTACAATGCCTGCTGGACCAGAACAAATTGGAAAAATGAATCCTCATAAAGTGATTCGAAATAATCAAAGAGGTTGTACGGAGGAAATTTATATTTTTTATGAACACTACCGCTATATTGATGATCGTACATTAGTGCTAGAAGAACAGCTTTCGCCTTCTCATGAGTTTTTTATAGCAAAGGGAGAAACGAAAGTAGATATTACTAAAAACGAAAGCGGATGGAGTGTGAAACCAAGTGTTTCTGCAGATGTAAAAGGATTGTCTATAGGTATTGAAGGTTCGTATTGGAAAACAACGTCGCATACTACAGAAGAAGGTTCTTTAAATTTAAAAGGAAGACACTTATGGCTATTTCACATAGGTAGACTTTATTTATACAGAAAAGCTTTTGTACGTATCAAATATGAATATCATTATGAAGTATGTACTGATGGTTCTACTAGAAATTGGGTCGTTCCTACGTATACGGACAATTGGCATTTTTGGTATGAATGGGAAGAAGAAATATTTGTTACTTCAAGAGATGATGAAGGTAGTTTTCATAAAGTAGACGGATTTCCTGAAACAATACATAATCGCAATATTGGTGGTGGTGAAAGTAATAGTTACCCAATTGATGGTTTAGAATCAAAATATTTCGATAATTACGGTCAAAAAGGTTGGGATTTCTTCCCTGCTATTAGTAAAAAATAA
- a CDS encoding ABC transporter permease has product MFKILKYSFYDLVRSRWSYVYLLFYLLLGSVLLFLNNDLSKAVITLMNVIIILVPLIGTIFGVMYFYNSKEFTELLLAQPIKRSSIFIGQYLGVALSLSMSLILGLGIPFVLYGLFQSNEIWDFVLLLITGMFLTLIFTALAFNIALYNENKIKGFSYAILVWLFMAVIYDGLFLMSLIAFQSYPLDGFSIGATLFNPIDLSRILILLKLDISALLGYTGAVFQKFFGTNFGLFISIGTLSLWVALPVFNIYRKCRKKDF; this is encoded by the coding sequence ATGTTTAAAATATTAAAATATAGTTTCTATGATTTAGTCCGCAGTAGATGGAGTTATGTCTACTTACTATTTTATTTATTACTAGGTTCTGTGTTGCTTTTTTTAAACAACGATTTATCAAAAGCGGTCATCACTTTAATGAATGTTATTATCATTTTAGTTCCGCTGATAGGAACCATTTTTGGAGTTATGTACTTTTACAATTCTAAAGAATTTACAGAATTATTATTGGCGCAACCTATCAAACGATCTTCCATATTTATAGGTCAATATTTAGGCGTTGCATTATCACTTTCCATGAGTTTAATTTTAGGATTAGGAATTCCTTTTGTGCTCTACGGATTGTTTCAATCAAACGAAATTTGGGATTTTGTTTTGCTACTAATCACAGGAATGTTTCTGACTTTAATATTTACGGCACTTGCGTTTAATATTGCGCTCTATAATGAAAATAAAATCAAAGGATTTAGTTATGCAATATTAGTGTGGCTTTTTATGGCTGTCATTTATGATGGTTTATTCTTAATGTCGCTAATTGCATTTCAATCCTATCCGTTAGATGGTTTTTCCATTGGCGCAACATTATTTAATCCTATTGATTTATCTCGAATTTTGATTCTACTAAAGTTAGATATCTCAGCATTATTAGGATATACAGGCGCAGTTTTTCAGAAGTTTTTCGGAACCAATTTCGGACTCTTTATTTCTATCGGAACGTTGTCATTATGGGTTGCATTGCCAGTTTTCAACATCTATAGAAAATGTAGAAAAAAAGATTTTTAA
- a CDS encoding ABC transporter ATP-binding protein: protein MIQIEQLHKRFGKNQVLKGIDLSITQKGIVAILGPNGSGKTTLIKAILGMVIPNKGKLLVDNVSIKKNWKYRDQIDYLPQIANFPPNLTVKELIAMIKDVRNRAGEDEKLIKLFKLEPFLSKKLNTLSGGTKQKVNLVLSLMFDSPIIILDEPTSGLDPIALIHLKELIKEEKAKGKIILITSHIMSFVEEMADEIVFLLEGKVYFKGNINELKLQTKTANFEHAIANLLTQEDV from the coding sequence ATGATTCAAATAGAACAATTACATAAGCGATTTGGCAAAAACCAAGTCCTCAAAGGCATAGATTTGAGTATCACCCAAAAAGGAATCGTTGCCATTTTAGGACCTAATGGTTCTGGAAAAACGACTTTAATTAAAGCGATATTAGGAATGGTAATTCCAAATAAAGGCAAACTATTAGTCGATAACGTTTCCATAAAGAAAAACTGGAAATACAGAGATCAGATAGATTATTTGCCGCAAATAGCAAATTTTCCGCCAAACCTAACGGTGAAAGAGCTTATAGCAATGATAAAGGATGTACGAAATCGTGCGGGAGAAGATGAAAAATTAATAAAATTATTCAAACTAGAACCTTTTCTGTCCAAAAAATTGAACACGCTTTCTGGCGGCACAAAGCAAAAAGTAAATTTGGTACTTTCACTCATGTTCGATAGTCCAATAATTATATTAGACGAGCCAACTTCGGGCTTAGATCCTATTGCATTAATCCATTTAAAAGAACTTATTAAAGAAGAAAAAGCCAAAGGGAAAATTATCCTAATTACGTCTCATATTATGAGTTTTGTAGAGGAAATGGCAGACGAAATTGTGTTTTTATTAGAAGGGAAAGTTTACTTCAAAGGAAACATCAATGAACTAAAATTACAGACCAAAACGGCTAATTTTGAACACGCAATTGCTAACCTTTTAACTCAAGAAGATGTTTAA
- a CDS encoding nitrous oxide reductase family maturation protein NosD, whose amino-acid sequence MNLLKKLLVTIIFFYGVSITAQTIEVCKDCSIRSLKEAIEISTMCDTILVRKGTYKEYNIVVDKPLTIIGENFPVIDGEDKGEIIRITSDNVTIDGLFIINVGTSYTSDHAAIRVVRSENFVIQNVVLEKLFFGIYIEKSNHGKIYHNKIIGDAQDEYNSGNGIQLWYSKNILVEKNIVQKVRDGIYLEFSDNIIINENTSTNNLRYGLHFMFSNDDLYTNNTFENNGAGVAVMFSKRIKMLHNTFKKNWGTAAFGLLLKEINDAEIKDNVFEENTVAINIEGSNRVTYSGNDFISNGYAIKVLGACYANTFEKNNFLYNSFDVSYYNKINDNVFQHNYWSSYTGYDLDKDGIGDVPYRPVKLFSYVVNKTPETIILMRSLFIDIIDFSEKVSPVFTPDNLLDMTPQIKRYQ is encoded by the coding sequence ATGAATCTACTCAAAAAATTGCTGGTTACAATTATCTTCTTCTATGGCGTTTCAATAACTGCACAAACCATAGAAGTCTGTAAGGATTGTAGTATTCGTTCACTCAAAGAAGCGATTGAAATTTCTACGATGTGTGATACAATTTTGGTCAGAAAAGGAACGTACAAAGAATACAATATCGTAGTAGATAAACCACTAACGATTATAGGTGAAAATTTTCCGGTAATTGATGGAGAAGACAAAGGAGAAATTATACGAATTACTTCAGATAATGTAACCATTGACGGATTGTTTATCATCAATGTAGGAACAAGTTACACCAGCGATCATGCGGCAATACGCGTCGTTAGAAGTGAAAATTTTGTCATACAGAATGTGGTATTAGAAAAATTATTTTTTGGAATTTACATTGAAAAATCCAATCATGGAAAAATCTATCATAACAAAATTATTGGCGACGCGCAAGACGAATATAATTCTGGAAATGGCATTCAATTGTGGTATTCAAAAAATATACTTGTAGAAAAAAACATTGTTCAGAAAGTCCGTGATGGAATCTACTTAGAGTTTTCAGACAATATTATTATCAATGAAAATACAAGCACAAACAACTTGCGATATGGCTTGCATTTTATGTTTTCTAATGATGATTTGTATACGAATAATACCTTCGAAAATAACGGAGCTGGAGTTGCAGTCATGTTTTCAAAACGTATAAAAATGCTCCACAATACGTTTAAGAAAAACTGGGGAACGGCGGCTTTTGGGTTGCTTCTAAAAGAAATAAATGATGCTGAAATTAAAGATAATGTATTTGAAGAAAATACGGTTGCCATTAATATTGAAGGATCAAATAGAGTTACCTATTCTGGCAATGATTTTATCAGTAATGGCTACGCTATCAAAGTGTTAGGTGCGTGTTATGCCAACACTTTTGAGAAGAATAATTTTCTATACAATTCCTTTGATGTTTCGTACTATAATAAAATTAATGACAATGTTTTTCAACATAATTATTGGAGCAGTTACACAGGCTACGATTTGGATAAAGATGGTATTGGCGATGTTCCGTACAGACCTGTAAAACTATTTTCATATGTAGTAAACAAAACACCTGAAACCATCATATTAATGCGAAGTTTATTTATTGATATCATTGATTTTTCAGAAAAAGTATCACCTGTATTTACACCAGATAATCTATTGGATATGACTCCACAAATAAAGCGATACCAATGA
- a CDS encoding acyltransferase family protein — MKKRFYELDALRGIATVIVVLCHFMLFREDAQIGFRLFTNIIDIFFILSGFVIFMTLTKIKSSKDFIINRLARLYPTYWVVVTFTFCLILFHQTFSEDFAHITLSDYLANMTMFQFYIGYADLDGPYWTLIIEMLFYIVMLIIFILKCQKYIHHIGIVASSLLAFFAYYPLPSAYETLFTNALLDIPLLQYIPLFFAGILFYNIFIKDDHKLLKYVGVAFYLVAQIMLFDYSGRAQYFMSHLEYGVMLTIYFGLFVLFINGKLKFIVSKPTVFLGKISYALYLIHQFLTISFLIPYLEESWGINFWIASIVIALPIAIALAALITYYVEVPVNKYVRNKYRKDIIRTETTQNI; from the coding sequence ATGAAAAAGAGGTTTTACGAGTTAGATGCTTTGCGTGGCATTGCAACAGTCATTGTTGTATTATGCCATTTCATGTTGTTTAGAGAAGATGCACAAATAGGTTTTCGTCTCTTTACAAATATCATTGATATCTTTTTTATTTTGAGTGGTTTTGTGATTTTCATGACATTAACCAAGATAAAAAGTAGCAAAGATTTTATAATCAATCGTTTGGCACGTTTGTATCCAACGTATTGGGTTGTTGTCACATTTACATTCTGTTTGATTCTATTTCATCAGACTTTCTCTGAAGATTTTGCTCATATTACCCTAAGCGATTATTTGGCTAATATGACGATGTTTCAGTTCTACATAGGTTATGCAGATTTAGACGGACCCTATTGGACGTTAATTATTGAGATGCTTTTTTACATTGTCATGTTGATCATTTTCATCTTAAAATGTCAAAAGTACATTCATCATATTGGTATTGTTGCTTCCTCATTATTGGCGTTTTTTGCTTATTATCCATTGCCAAGCGCATATGAGACACTATTTACAAACGCCTTATTAGATATTCCTTTATTGCAATACATACCATTGTTTTTTGCTGGAATTTTATTTTATAATATTTTCATAAAAGACGATCACAAGTTATTAAAATATGTTGGCGTTGCGTTTTATTTAGTAGCGCAAATTATGCTTTTTGATTATTCTGGAAGAGCGCAATATTTTATGAGTCACCTGGAATATGGCGTCATGCTAACTATTTATTTTGGACTTTTTGTATTATTTATCAATGGAAAGTTGAAATTCATTGTAAGCAAACCCACGGTTTTTTTAGGCAAAATATCATACGCATTATATCTCATTCATCAATTTTTAACAATCAGCTTTTTGATTCCGTATTTGGAAGAATCATGGGGAATTAACTTTTGGATTGCTTCTATTGTAATTGCACTTCCAATTGCTATTGCATTGGCTGCATTGATTACATATTATGTAGAAGTTCCTGTAAATAAATACGTTCGAAATAAATATAGAAAAGATATTATTCGAACAGAAACAACACAAAACATTTAA
- a CDS encoding SDR family NAD(P)-dependent oxidoreductase, with the protein MNPHKLALITGGSKGLGKGIALELAKQNIDIILHYNSSEEEAKATSEELKNHGIQTYLVQANFAINKDIDSFFETKIAPILEKEDRKLDILINNAGVSEFSRLNSITSEGFDTFFSVNVKAPLILMKDSYKHMQTKGRIINISSTKAARPSEKMIVYGASKAALENVSMAMLKDFGRKQVTINTIAPGFIPTGVFNISKNDEMVKSFVLKNTAIKRMGTAYDIARVVCFLISDDAIWVNGQNIEISGGVLYN; encoded by the coding sequence ATGAATCCACATAAATTAGCGTTGATTACTGGCGGAAGCAAAGGATTAGGAAAAGGCATTGCGCTTGAATTGGCTAAACAAAACATAGATATCATTTTGCATTACAATTCTTCGGAAGAAGAAGCAAAAGCAACTAGCGAAGAACTAAAAAATCATGGCATACAAACGTATTTGGTACAAGCTAATTTTGCCATAAATAAAGATATTGATAGCTTTTTTGAAACCAAGATTGCGCCAATTTTAGAAAAAGAAGATCGCAAGCTTGATATTTTAATCAATAATGCAGGAGTTTCAGAATTTAGCAGACTTAACAGTATTACAAGTGAAGGTTTTGACACGTTTTTTTCTGTCAATGTAAAAGCGCCTTTAATTTTAATGAAAGACAGTTATAAACACATGCAAACTAAAGGGCGAATTATCAATATTTCTTCAACCAAAGCTGCAAGACCTTCTGAAAAAATGATTGTGTATGGAGCTTCAAAAGCGGCGCTTGAGAATGTTTCGATGGCAATGTTAAAAGATTTTGGACGAAAACAAGTCACGATTAATACTATTGCGCCAGGATTTATTCCGACAGGCGTTTTTAATATTAGCAAGAATGATGAAATGGTTAAATCGTTTGTACTAAAAAACACCGCCATCAAACGTATGGGAACAGCATATGATATTGCTAGAGTGGTTTGTTTTTTAATTAGTGATGATGCTATATGGGTTAACGGCCAGAATATTGAAATTTCAGGTGGCGTATTATATAATTAA
- a CDS encoding UpxY family transcription antiterminator, with the protein MKFNIGWHVLYVKSYNEKKVHDTLEKNGLESFLPLMKTVRKWSDRKKIIYKSMFPSYVFVKLKSPREFHDVLDVNGVCAYIRFGKEYAKVSENEITKIKLLVGAEGITDIEVTHKLPKVGDIQKILYGPLTGLECEIIRVDNTKKIVVRIESLHQNITATIPPCLLSDSLVA; encoded by the coding sequence ATGAAATTTAATATTGGTTGGCACGTGTTGTATGTAAAATCTTATAATGAAAAAAAAGTTCATGATACATTAGAAAAAAATGGACTAGAGTCCTTTCTTCCTTTAATGAAAACTGTACGTAAATGGAGTGATCGTAAAAAAATAATATACAAATCTATGTTTCCTTCGTATGTGTTTGTGAAGTTAAAATCCCCAAGGGAATTTCATGATGTGTTAGATGTAAATGGCGTCTGTGCTTACATACGTTTTGGGAAAGAATATGCCAAAGTATCTGAAAATGAAATTACAAAAATTAAACTCTTGGTAGGAGCAGAAGGAATTACTGACATTGAAGTGACTCATAAGTTGCCTAAGGTTGGCGATATTCAAAAAATTCTATATGGACCTTTAACTGGTTTAGAGTGTGAAATTATACGAGTTGATAATACAAAGAAAATAGTAGTTCGCATTGAATCATTGCATCAAAACATTACAGCTACGATTCCGCCGTGTTTACTTTCCGATTCTTTAGTAGCATAA
- a CDS encoding class I SAM-dependent methyltransferase — MSIIHTLQEKDEQALLHNTISEGKEILSRYAQLKLLLHLQEHGFFAKKEIRYSLKSIKKDFNFLEKYRALFLEIINILSDNEYILITGDAIVTTKKVETVQSEFNILESEILTGSYSSEDFQKVISPYIKLMNSTSALLLQVASGKLGYLNALFPKGDKTIVEAIYKTNIQVLYNTIVTGYTAQIAKTLQQTNKTVRILEIGAGTGGTTTPMLEMLKAANISTSYMYTDISRGMLRFGKSKFNETYDFIDYKTLNIDQDPLTQGFEANSFDIIICSNVLHATLNINETLARIKELLASSNGYLIVNEVIEKLDFNTITFGLTDGWWKYTDEENRKSYSPVLTQQTWNTLLSDANLTEITPSQKTKEIYQTTSQGVFMYKS; from the coding sequence ATGTCTATCATACATACTTTACAAGAAAAAGATGAGCAAGCCTTGCTTCACAATACAATTTCTGAAGGGAAAGAAATTTTATCGCGGTATGCACAATTAAAACTTTTACTTCATTTACAGGAACATGGTTTCTTTGCTAAAAAAGAAATACGTTATTCTTTAAAATCAATAAAAAAAGATTTTAATTTCTTAGAGAAATACCGTGCATTATTTTTGGAAATTATCAATATTCTTAGTGATAACGAATACATATTGATAACAGGAGATGCGATAGTTACAACTAAAAAAGTGGAAACTGTACAAAGTGAATTTAACATATTAGAAAGCGAAATATTAACGGGTAGCTATAGCAGTGAAGATTTTCAGAAAGTAATTTCCCCTTATATCAAATTAATGAATTCTACCAGTGCATTGTTACTACAAGTTGCTAGTGGAAAATTAGGGTATTTGAATGCTTTATTTCCTAAAGGAGACAAAACTATTGTAGAAGCCATTTATAAGACCAACATCCAAGTTTTATATAATACTATCGTTACAGGTTATACTGCTCAAATTGCAAAAACGTTGCAACAAACTAACAAAACAGTACGTATTTTGGAAATTGGAGCAGGAACTGGAGGAACCACGACACCTATGTTGGAAATGTTAAAAGCAGCTAATATTTCTACTTCATATATGTATACTGATATTTCTCGTGGAATGTTGAGATTTGGAAAAAGTAAATTTAATGAAACATACGATTTTATAGATTATAAAACGCTAAACATTGACCAAGATCCATTGACACAAGGATTTGAAGCAAATAGTTTTGATATCATTATATGTAGTAATGTATTACATGCTACCTTAAATATCAATGAAACTTTAGCACGTATCAAAGAACTATTAGCATCTTCTAATGGGTATTTGATTGTGAATGAAGTAATAGAAAAATTAGATTTCAATACAATCACTTTTGGACTTACGGATGGTTGGTGGAAATATACTGATGAAGAAAATCGGAAATCATATTCTCCAGTTTTGACTCAACAAACGTGGAACACATTGTTGAGCGATGCCAATTTAACAGAAATTACGCCATCACAAAAAACAAAAGAGATTTACCAAACCACTTCTCAAGGAGTTTTCATGTATAAATCTTAA